The Acidimicrobiales bacterium genome contains the following window.
CGCCGCTACGCCGCGTTCAGCGGCCTGGACGTCGACTTCGTATCCAACGTCACTGACATCGAGGACAAGATCATCGCCCGCGCGGCCGCCGAAGGCCGCACACCCGAAGAGGTAGCGGACCACTACGAGAAGGTGTGGTGGGACATCCAGGACCGCCTGGGAGTGCAGCGGCCGAGCGAGACCCCCCACGCCACCGGTTATGTCGAGGACATGGTCCAGCTGATCGGGGAGCTCATCGCGTCCGGCCACGCATACGTCGGTGGCGACGGCGTCTACTTCGCTGCCGAATCCATTGACGGGTACGGGCTGCTGGCCCGGCAGCCGATCGACTCCCTTCGTGCCGGCGCCCGGGTCGAAGCCGGGGAGGAGGCCGGGAAGCGATCTCCGATCGACTTTGTCCTGTGGAAGTTCGCCAAGCCAGGAGAGCCGAAGTGGCGTTCGCCGTGGGGTGACGGCCGCCCCGGATGGCACACCGAGTGCGTGGTCATGTCGCTCGACCTTCTCGGCGAGGGCTTCGACCTTCACGGCGGCGGACTCGACCTTGCGTTCCCGCACCACGAGAACGAGCGGGCGCAGGCGGTCGGAGCCGGTCAGAGGTTCGCCCGGAGATGGGTCCACTCGGGGATGGTTACGGCGGAGGGAGGGGAAAAAATGTCGAAGTCGCTCGGTAACACGCTCTCCCTGTCGGAGCTCGTCTCCACCCACGATCCC
Protein-coding sequences here:
- the cysS gene encoding cysteine--tRNA ligase, with the translated sequence MLRLYDTALGKVAQLELREPGRLSMYVCGPTVYDEPHIGHGRFTIIWDVLRRYAAFSGLDVDFVSNVTDIEDKIIARAAAEGRTPEEVADHYEKVWWDIQDRLGVQRPSETPHATGYVEDMVQLIGELIASGHAYVGGDGVYFAAESIDGYGLLARQPIDSLRAGARVEAGEEAGKRSPIDFVLWKFAKPGEPKWRSPWGDGRPGWHTECVVMSLDLLGEGFDLHGGGLDLAFPHHENERAQAVGAGQRFARRWVHSGMVTAEGGEKMSKSLGNTLSLSELVSTHDPRAFRLQVLQSHYRSPLEVTEASLAAAAAGVERLDAFAREFSGSRGRPADQEAMGRFRDRMDDDLDTPGAVAIAFDLIRDARAADGERSTAKAAAVFEIFEQALGLPLRDVVEEAPAEALAKAAERDRARAAKDWARADALRSELQAEGWIVEDGPDGTTIRR